TGGGTTTGGATGGTGGCGGCGGTGCGCAGGTCGCGCTCGCGCAGCTCGCGTTCGCGCTCCTCGGCTTCCTTGCGGTCGGAGATGTCGGTGATGAGCCCCTCGTGGTGGGTGACGATGCCCTCGGCGTTGCGACGCACGACGGTGTGGTCGGCCACCCAGCGCACGGAGCCGTCGGCGCAGACGATGCGATATTCCTGGTTGTATTCGTCGTGGCCGGATTTGGCGTGAGCTTCGACTTCGGCGGTCACGCGCTCGGAGTCGTCGGGGTGCGTGATGGCGATGAAGCCTTGGTTGGCCTGGGTGAAATATTCGGGAGTATAGCCGTATTGGGAGACGCTTTGGGAGACGAACTCGACCGGCCAGTTTTCGGCGGCGCGCCAGAGCACGACGACGGACGGGGAACGGTTGACGATGCGTTCCATTTCCTCGCGGCGGGCGAGGGCTTCTTTGAGTTGGTTCTGGGCTTCGAGGCGCAGGGTGATGTCGCGGCCGACGCCGAGGAAGGCGGTGCGGCCGTGGCGGTCGGAGTAGACCGCGGAACTCATGGCGTGCCAGATCCAGCGCCCGTCGGCGTGGCGGATGCGATACTCGATGGAGGCGTTGGAGGCGCCGTGTTTGAGGGTGTCCTCGAAGAAGGCGGTCCACTGCTCGACGTGGTCGGGGTGGAGATAGTCGGTGAAGCGGCGGCCGACGGCGTCCTTCTTGGTGTGGCCAAGTTTGCTGGTCCAGGCGGAGGAGACGAATTTGATGCGGCCCTCGGGGGTGATGGCGTAGAGGACTTCGCTGGCGGTCTCGAGGTAGGTGCGCCAACGGGCTTCGCGGCTCTGCAGGAGATTGGTGGCGAGGCGCTGTTTCGTGATATCGGCGAGCATGCCGAAGTGGTGCGTCACCTGTCCGTCGGCGTTGCGCAGGACGACCACGGTGAGTTGGCCCCAAACGGTTTTGACGAGCGATTCGCGGTTGGCGAGGGGGTGGGGTTCGTTGCCGTCGGCGTCGTAATCACCCGCGCCATCGGGATCGTCGGTCTGGAGCGCGGCGAGTTCCTCCGAGGTGAGCGGCACGATGTAACGTTTCTCGATGGTGAACTGGTCGCGTTTGCCTTCGTAGATCTCGTTGGTGAGCGCCTCCTGTTTGGCGAGATCGTCCGGATGGGTGATGGCGTAGACGTTGTTTACGTCCGCCACCTGCTCATGCGTGAGACGGATGATCTTAAGGAAAGTCGCGTTGACGTGGTTGGCGCCGGGCTGTCCGTCGGCGTTGATCTCGCGCCAGGAGATGCCGATGGGGGCGTGGTCGTAGAAGGCGGTGAGCTGGCTCTGGGTGGAGCGCAGGAGCTCAACCTGATCGACGAGCTGGCTGTGTTGGGAGCGCAGTTTTTCCTCGGTCTCTTTGAGCCGGGAAACATTGGTGCGCAGGGCGAGGAAGAAGCGCGGGCGGCCGTCGTCGCCCAGCAGCGGCATGATCGTGCTGGAGACCCAGTAGCGGGAGCCGTCTTTGGCGCGGTTGCAGATGGTGCCGCGCCAGGATTCGCCGGCTTTGATCGTCGACCAGAGTTTGGCGAAGAACTCCGGCGGATGGTAATCGGACTTGATGATGCGATGCGTCTTACCGGCGAGTTCTTCGCGGGTGTAGCCGGACACTTTGCAAAACTGGTCGTTGGCGTAGACGATGACGCCCTCGGCATCGGTGACCGCCATGATCGAATGGGCATTCGCCGCGGAAAGGATCCACGTGATCAGTTCGTGCTCAGACAGCGGTAAATCACCAAACGATGCAGCCAGCGAAGTCATGGGGGGAAACCGTTGTCGCAAGGCAGACCGGTGGGGGCGAGTCGGAACCGCAGGACTTTTGGGCAAACCGTTGGGCAAATCGGTCGCACAATCGCACGAGCGGGCTGGCGTTGAGAGCCGTTGGCGTTAGACTCGGCATCATGAAAACGATCGCGTCATGTGCGGAAATCGCGGAGGCCCAACTCATCCGCTCCGTGCTGGAGGGGCACGGTATCCAGGCAGTTATTCCCAACGAACAAACCGCCGAGATCGCCCCGCCCTACTTGTGGGCTTCCGGCGGCGTGAAGGTGCAGGTGGCTGAACAGGACGCGGCCGATGCACAGGAACTGCTGGCGACCCTGGCCAAGGAGTCGGACGCGGCGCTGGAGTTGGAGGAATAAGGCGAGCAGCCTTTCGGCGAGATCAACGGGGTTTCGCCCGCGGCCTACCTTTGTTGACGACCCTAGCGTTGCACCGGTGGGGTGGCGACGGCAGGGATGGTGCTGCTGCCTTTGCCGATGTCGTCTGAAGTTGTTCCCCCGCCCTCCCCTGCTGCTGCCTCTGTGGATTCGTCCCGGAACCGATCGCCGTGGGCCTGGGTGCCGACGCTGTATTTTGCCCAAGGTCTGCCCTACGTCGCGGTCAACCTGCTCTCGCTCACGCTCTACAAGAACCTCGGGGTTTCGAACACCGAGATCGCGTTCTACACCAGCTGGCTGAACTTCCCGTGGGTGATCAAACCGCTGTGGTCGCCGCTGGTCGACCTGTGGCGCACGAAGCGGTGGTGGACGACCCTGATGCAATGGGTGATGGCGGTGAGTTTTGGGCTGGTGGCGCTGTCGATTCCGGCCCCGTGGTTTTTCCAGGCGACGTTGCTGGTGTTTTGGCTGATGGCGTTTTGCTCGGCGACACACGACATCGCGGCCGACGGGTTCTACATGCTCGCTTTGGACAAACCGCGGCAGGCGGCTTTTGTGGGCGTGCGCAGCACGGCGTATCGCGTGGCCATGATCGCGGGTCAGGGCGGCTTGGTGTATCTGGCGGGCTATTGGTATGGCACGGGCGGCGACTATGCGGCGGCGTGG
This portion of the Actomonas aquatica genome encodes:
- a CDS encoding PAS domain S-box protein; this encodes MTSLAASFGDLPLSEHELITWILSAANAHSIMAVTDAEGVIVYANDQFCKVSGYTREELAGKTHRIIKSDYHPPEFFAKLWSTIKAGESWRGTICNRAKDGSRYWVSSTIMPLLGDDGRPRFFLALRTNVSRLKETEEKLRSQHSQLVDQVELLRSTQSQLTAFYDHAPIGISWREINADGQPGANHVNATFLKIIRLTHEQVADVNNVYAITHPDDLAKQEALTNEIYEGKRDQFTIEKRYIVPLTSEELAALQTDDPDGAGDYDADGNEPHPLANRESLVKTVWGQLTVVVLRNADGQVTHHFGMLADITKQRLATNLLQSREARWRTYLETASEVLYAITPEGRIKFVSSAWTSKLGHTKKDAVGRRFTDYLHPDHVEQWTAFFEDTLKHGASNASIEYRIRHADGRWIWHAMSSAVYSDRHGRTAFLGVGRDITLRLEAQNQLKEALARREEMERIVNRSPSVVVLWRAAENWPVEFVSQSVSQYGYTPEYFTQANQGFIAITHPDDSERVTAEVEAHAKSGHDEYNQEYRIVCADGSVRWVADHTVVRRNAEGIVTHHEGLITDISDRKEAEERERELRERDLRTAATIQTHLRPREFPDIRAVEIEALSHPSLHIGGDYYDVVKVDERRWGFVIADVSGKGAAAALVMTECRATMRLCAEGEPSPAAAIKRVNRHLEPDMRPGMFVALFYGILDLDTKVLRFCRAGHEPPILVRANGEMELLPGEGLAVGLDDGPLFDEMLEEHEVQLGAGDVLALYTDGITEVSNPDGEEFGRDRLAQALERNIDHPLAEIVRTVDRYTRNFCVHAPRHDDTTLLLVRPV
- a CDS encoding putative signal transducing protein; the encoded protein is MKTIASCAEIAEAQLIRSVLEGHGIQAVIPNEQTAEIAPPYLWASGGVKVQVAEQDAADAQELLATLAKESDAALELEE